A genomic segment from Leopardus geoffroyi isolate Oge1 chromosome A2, O.geoffroyi_Oge1_pat1.0, whole genome shotgun sequence encodes:
- the SUGP2 gene encoding SURP and G-patch domain-containing protein 2 isoform X3 — protein sequence MSPPRAAAAAAAAGQRNMAARRIAQETFDAVLQEKANRYHMDPSGEAVGEALQFKAQDLLRTVPRARADMYDDIPSDSRYTLAGSVAHPRDTGRESLRGDVFPGPSFRSSNPSVSEDSFFRKECGRDLEFSHSDSRDQVFGHRKLGHFRSQDWKFALRGSWEQDFGHPVSQESPWSQEYSFGPSALLGEFGSSRLIEKECLEKESRDYDVDRPGETDSVLRGSGQVQGRGRGLNIVDQEGALLGKGETQGLLPSKGGVGKLVTLRSVSTKKVPTVNRITPKTQGTNQIQKTTSSPDVTLGTNPGTEDIQFPTQIPLGLSLKDIRLPRRKMSFDLIDKSDVFSRFGIEIIKWAGFHTIKDDVKFSQLFQTLFELETETCAKMLASFKCSLKPEHRDFCFFTIKFLKHSALKTPRVDNEFLNMLLDKGAVKTKNCFFEIIKPFDKYIMRLQDRLLKSVTPLLMACNAYELSVKMKTLSNPLDLAVALETTNSLCRKSLALLGQTFSLASSFRQEKILEAVGLQDLAPSPAAFPNFEDSTLFGREYIDHLKAWLVSSGCPLQVKKAEPEPTQDEEKTVPPTKPEVQATSPSGLSDAVPQRADHKVVDTIDQLVTRIVGGSLSPKERTLLKEDPAYWFLSDDSSLEYKYYKLKLAEMQRMSHTLPGADQKPTAAECAVRAMLYARAIRSLKKKLLPSRRRGLLRTQGLRGWKAPGSLQGKLSQPDGNAAAKDCPPDPAGPSPGDPSPEASGPSPKLTGVKVSEAPQTSSPCPSADVDIKTMETAEKLARFVAQVGPEIEQFSIENSTDNPDLWFLHDQNSSAFKFYRKKVFELCPSICFTSSPLNLHAGESADSQESPHDPMEGEGEFEDDPPQHEAELESPEVMPEEEDEEEEEEEDEEEEEEEGGEEASAPRGTSRPAGVAAKSECFEGSPPTDGLPSEAAEDGPAGAPALSQASSGACFPRKRVSSKSLKVGMIPAPKRLCLIQEPKVHEPVRIAYDRPRGRPVSKKKKPKDFDFAQQKLTDKNLGFQMLQKMGWKEGHGLGSCGKGIREPVSVGTASEGEGLGADGQERKEDTFDVFRQRMMQMYRHKRANK from the exons ATGTCCCCGCctcgcgcggcggcggcggcagcggcggcgg GTCAGAGAAACATGGCAGCTAGGCGAATTGCACAGGAGACTTTTGATGCTGTTTTGCAAGAAAAAGCTAACCGATATCACATGGACCCCAGTGGTGAGGCCGTAGGTGAAGCTCTTCAGTTTAAAGCTCAAG ATCTTCTAAGGACAGTCCCACGAGCCAGAGCAGATATGTATGATGACATTCCTAGTGACAGCAGATACACTCTGGCTGGATCTGTAGCCCACCCTCGAGACACTGGGAGAGAAAGCCTGAGAGGTGATGTATTTCCAGGACCTTCTTTCAGATCAAGCAACCCTTCTGTAAGTGAAGACAGCTTCTTTCGCAAAGAATGTGGCCGGGATCTGGAATTTTCCCACTCTGATTCCCGAGACCAAGTTTTTGGCCACCGGAAATTGGGACATTTCCGTTCTCAGGACTGGAAATTTGCACTCCGTGGCTCTTGGGAACAAGACTTTGGCCACCCTGTTTCTCAAGAATCCCCCTGGTCGCAGGAGTATAGTTTTGGTCCTTCTGCACTACTGGGGGAATTCGGTTCCTCCCGGCTGATTGAGAAAGAGTGTTTGGAGAAAGAGAGTCGGGATTACGACGTGGACCGTCCAGGGGagacagactctgtgctgagggGCAGTGGCCAAGTCCAGGGCAGAGGCCGGGGTCTAAACATCGTTGACCAGGAGGGGGCCCTTTTAGGAAAGGGGGAGACTCAGGGCCTCCTCCCATCTAAAGGGGGAGTTGGAAAGCTTGTCACACTAAGAAGTGTGAGTACGAAAAAAGTACCCACTGTAAATCGTATTACTCCCAAAACTCAGGGCACCAACCAAATCCAGAAAACCACCTCAAGTCCTGATGTGACCCTGGGGACGAACCCAGGGACAGAAGATATCCAATTTCCTACTCAGATCCCTTTGGGGCTCAGTCTGAAGGATATTCGGCTCCCCAGAAGAAAGATGAGCTTTGACCTCATAGATAAGTCTGATGTTTTTTCGAGATTTGGGATAGAAATAATCAAGTGGGCAGGATTCCACACCATAAAAGATGATGTTAAATTTTCCCAGCTTTTCCAGACTCTCTTTGAACTCGAAACCGAAACCTGTGCTAAAATGCTCGCTTCATTCAAATGCTCCTTAAAACCAGAGCAcagagatttttgcttttttactaTCAAATTTTTAAAGCACTCTGCTTTGAAAACACCCAGAGTTGATAACgagtttttaaatatgcttttagaCAAAGGTGCTGTGAAGACCAAAAATTGCTTTTTTGAAATCATAAAGCCCTTTGACAAGTATATAATGAGGCTTCAAGACCGGCTTCTGAAGAGTGTCACACCCCTCCTCATGGCCTGCAATGCCTATGAGCTGAGTGTCAAAATGAAGACCCTCAGCAATCCCCTGGACTTGGCTGTTGCCCTGGAGACCACCAATTCTCTCTGCCGGAAATCTCTAGCCCTCTTGGGACAGACTTTCTCCTTGGCCTCTTCTTTCCGGCAAGAGAAAATCTTAGAAGCTGTCGGCCTCCAAGATCTAGCTCCCTCTCCTGCCGCGTTTCCAAATTTTGAGGACTCTACTCTGTTTGGAAGAGAGTACATCGATCACCTGAAGGCCTGGCTGGTCAGCAGTGGGTGTCCCCTCCAGGTCAAGAAAGCCGAACCCGAGCCAACCCAAGATGAGGAGAAAACGGTTCCTCCTACCAAACCCGAAGTCCAGGCCACGTCTCCAAGTGGACTGAGTGATG CGGTTCCTCAGCGAGCAGATCACAAGGTGGTGGACACTATCGACCAGCTGGTCACACGTATTGTCGGAGGCAGCCTGTCTCCCAAAGAGAGAACTCTTCTCAAGGAGGACCCTGCTTACTG GTTTTTGTCTGATGATAGTAGTCTGGAGTATAAATATTACAAACTGAAGCTGGCAGAAATGCAGAGGATGAGCCATACCTTACCAGGAGCAGATCAAAAGCCCACAGCAGCAGAGTGTGCGGTCCGGGCCATGCTGTATGCTCGGGCAATCCGGAGCCTCAAGAAGAAGCTCCTCCCCAGCCGGCGGCGGGGGCTGCTCCGCACTCAAGGGCTCCGGGGCTGGAAG gctccaggttcattGCAGGGAAAGCTGTCCCAGCCAGATGGAAATGCTGCTGCCAAGGACTGCCCACCAGACCCAGCCGGACCCTCTCCTGGGGACCCCAGCCCAGAAGCCTCGGGCCCATCCCCCAAGCTAACAGGAGTGAAAGTCTCTGAAGCCCCTCAaacttcctctccctgcccatctgCTGACG TTGACATCAAGACAATGGAGACTGCAGAGAAACTGGCCAGATTTGTTGCTCAGGTGGGACCAGAGATCGAACAATTCAGCATAGAAAACAGCACCGACAACCCTGACTTATG GTTTCTCCATGACCAAAATAGTTCAGCCTTCAAATTCTATCGAAAGAAAGTATTTGAACTATGCCCATCGATTTGTTTTACGTCATCTCCACTGAACCTCCACGCCGGTGAGAGTGCTGATTCTCAGGAGAGCCCCCATGACCCcatggaaggggaaggagagttTGAAGATGATCCCCCTCAGCACGAGGCTGAGCTGGAGAGCCCGGAGGTGATGcctgaggaggaggatgaggaagaggaggaggaggaagacgaggaggaggaggaggaggaggggggcgaAGAGGCCTCCGCTCCTAGAGGGACCTCCAGGCCAGCAGGAGTGGCTGCCAAGTCTGAGTGCTTTGAGGGCAGCCCCCCCACAGATGGCCTCCCGAGCGAGGCGGCCGAAGATGGCCCAGCTGGTGCGCCTGCCCTGTCACAGGCCTCCTCGGGCGCCTGCTTCCCCCGAAAGAGGGTCAGCAGCAAGTCGTTGAAGGTTGGCATGATTCCAGCTCCCAAGAGGCTGTGTCTCATCCAGGAGCCCAAAG ttcatgagcCAGTTCGCATCGCCTATGACAGACCTCGGGGTCGTCCCGTGTCCAAAAAGAAG